TTCGTGCTGGCCCGCCCCGACCTGGCCCTGCACCAGCGGGGGCAGGCCCGGCTGCTGGCCACCCTGGTCGAGGCGTTGTGGGAGTGGCTGCTCGACCCGGAGGAGGAGTCCCGGCTGCCGCGCCGGCTGCACGACCTGGTCGAACTGGCCGAGGCCGAGCTGCATCCGCGTACCGTCGACCGGATCTCCCGGGCCCGCGGTCGGGCGATCATCGACTTCGTCGCCCAGCTCACCGACGGCCAGGCGGTGGCCATGCTGGACGCCCTCTCCGGCCGTTCCGGCGCGCTCTGGACCGACGCCTTCGTCCTCTGACCCCCCGCCCGCCGCCGTGCCCGACCCGCCGCCCGCCGTCGTCGAGCCCGGCCCGCCGCCCGCCGCCCGCTGCCGCTGCCGCCCGCTGCCGCCCGCTGCCGCTGCGGCCCGCCGCCGTGCCCGGCCGGTCGTCCGCCCGCGGTGGGTGTGAGAGGGGTTCCCCTCTCTACCGGATGCGTTAACAGGGGGCCCTTCCTTACACGTCAGGCGATGGGTTGCCACCAGGGGTCTACCGGGGGTGGGTTGTCGACGACCACCCGTTCACCGGGGCGGGGGACGGCGATCGAGACGTCGCGGGCCTTGGCCTCGGCCCAGAGCCGGTCGACCGGCTCGGCCCAGTCGTGCAGGGCGAGGTTGAAGGTGGCCCAGTGCACCGGGACGAACAGGCCGCCGCGCAGGTCGAGGTGGGCGGTCACCGCCTCCTCGGGGAACATGTGGATGGCCGGCCAGGCCCGGTCGTACGCCCCGATCTGCACGAGCGTCGCGTCGAACGGCCCGTGTTCCGCGCCGATCTCGGCGTACCCGTCGAAGTAGCCGGAGTCCCCGGTGTAGAAGACCCGGCGGTGCGCCCCGGCCACCACCCAGGAGCTCCAGAGCGTGCCGTCGCGGCGTAGCCCGCGCCCGGAGAAGTGCTGCGCGGCGGTGGCGGTGATCGTCAACCCGCCGACCCGGTGGCCCTGCGACCAGTCCAGCTCGATGATCCGCTCGGCCGGCACCGCCCAACGGTCCAGGTGTGCGCCGACGCCCAGCGGGACCAGGAACGGCGCGGACTGGGTGCGGACCAGCTCCCGCACGGTGGCCATGTCCAGGTGGTCGTAGTGGTCGTGGGAGATCAGGATCGCGTCCACCGGCGGCAGTTCGTCGAGGGTCACCGGGGGCTGGTGGATCCGCCGGGGCCCGACCGCCGCCGAGGGGGAGCAGCGGTCGCTCCACACCGGGTCGATCAGCACCCGGTGTCCCTCGATCTCGATCAGCGCCGACGCGTGGCCGTACCAGACGATGTTCAGTTCCCGCTCGTCGGCGGCGGGTGCGGCGTCCGGGCGGCGCAGCGGCACGGCGGTGCGGGGGCGGCGGCGCTGCTTGCCGAAGATCAACTCCCGGAGCAGGTTGGGCCCCGGCTCGCTGAGCGTGCTGCGCAGGCCGGCCCGGTTGTGGAAGGTGCCGTCGCGGAACTGCGGCGAGCGGGCCGCCCGTTGCGCCCGGGCCCCGGTGAGCCGGCCGCCGAGCGCCGCCGGCACGTCGCGGGCCACCCAGGCCACCCCGGCCAGCGCCGCGAGCCCGGCGACCTGCCACAGTCGGCGGCCGGCGGCCCGCTCCAGTGCCTGCTCCGGTGGTGTCGCCATCGTCGCCCCTCCCGCCCACGGTTCCCCGGGATACACGTTAGCCACCCGACTGGCCGTCACACCTGGCAAGGACGGCGGTCGGCCACCGACGGTGGCCGACCGCGACGCCGGCCACCGCCGGGCGGTGGCGGAAGGCCCGGCGCTCAGCCGCCGTTGCTCGGCCGGCGCGGTGCCGGCAGGTGGGCCCGGCCACCGCCACTGAGCTGCCCGAGCGCGTCCAGGAACCGGCGGCCCATCCGGGCCCGGGCCGCCACCGCCGGGTGGGTCGCCCCGAAGTCGTCCGCGCCGGGCTGACCGTCGGCGAAGAGGGCGTACGTCATCAGCGGCGCCCCGGCCGTGTCGAAGATCACCCCGGCCTCGTGCCGGGCGTCGACGAACCAGCCCGCCTTGGTCGCCACCCGGGCCCGCTCCGCCGAGGACATCGTGCGTCGGATGCCGTCGGTGAAGGCGACCGGCGAGCGCAGCAGCCCGAGCAGGAACGCCGTCGACGTCGCGCCGAGCAGGGTGCCGCCGACCAGCGCCCGGAGCAGGTCGTGGGTCTCCCGTGGGGTGCTGGTGCCGAGGTAGAACCGGTTCGGGTTGGCCACCGGCTCGACCTGGGTGTGCACGAAGCCCTTGGCCCGCAGGATGGCGTTCAGCTCGGCGGCCGGGCAGACCAGCCCGCAGAGTCGTACGGCGGTGTCGTCGGAGACGGTCAGCAGGTTGGCCAGCACGTGGCCGAGCGTCACCGAGCTGGGGTACGCCCCGTCCAGGCTGAAGATCCCGTCCCCGCCCGGCACCACGATCGACGCCGTCACCTCCACCCGCTGGGCCAGGGTCAGCAGGCCCCGGTCCACCTTGTCCAGCACCGCCGTGGCGACCGCGATCTTGTTGACGCTGTACGCCTCGATCCGCTGGTCCGGCTCGTCGGCGACGGCCACCGCCGGCGGACCCGCCGGATCGGTCAGGCTGACGTAGGACTGCCAGTTCCCGCCGGCCGCCGCGGTCTCCGCCTCGTAGATGGCCGTCACCCGGGGCACGGCCAGCCGGGGCGAGGCGGCGGGCCGCTCGGTGGCGGTCAGCTCAGCTCCCGGGGCGGGACGCTCGGCGGCGGCCAGCTGGGGCGCGGCGGCGGGTCGGCCGGCCTGGGCGAGGCCCGGGGTGCCGGCACCGAGCACGGTGCCGGCGGTCGCCATGGTGCCCAGGCCGATCGCCGCCCTCCGGTTGACCTTCATGTTCAACGTCGTCGCTCCCGTCGGGTCGCCGGATCGGCAGTGGTTGCCCGGTCACCCTAGGCGATCCGATCGACGCGCGTGATCCCGTCCGCCCCGCCAGCCGCCGCTTACCGTGCCGCCCGGCGCGGAGGTGAACACCACGCCCTCGTGCGGGGCCACCGGCTCGTCGGTGAGGCCGACCCGCCGCATCAGCGGGCCGACCAGCCGGTCGTACACCCCGGGCAGCACGGTGAAGCCGAATCGCATCAGCACGTTGATCCGCCCGACCGAGACCTCCCGCCGGGGCCGGTCGGCGCTGCGCACGATCGCCCGCGCCACCCGGGAGGCCGAGGAGACCGGCGGGGGCGGGCGGCCGATCCGCCCCAGGTAGTTCGCCGCCCGCTGGTAGACCGGCGTGTCCACGCTGCCCGGACTGACCAGGCAGACCTGGACGCCCGGCAGGTCCCGGCACTCCTGTTGCAGCGCCCGGGCCAGCCCGCGCAGACCCCACTTGCTGGCCACGTACCCGCTCATGTACGGCGCGGTGATGTGCCCCAGCACCGACCCGGTCAGCACCAGGGTGCCGGCACCGGTGGCCCGGAAGAGCCGCAGCGCGCTGCGGGCCACCGCCGCGGCGGCGATCAGGTTGGTCCGGACCACCTGGTCGAACACGTGCTCCGGTTGCCTGTCGAAACGTCCGTACGCCATCACCGCGGCGGTGTGCACCCACACGTCGACGCCACCGAAGGCCTCGGTGGCGGCCCGGGCGAGGGCGTCCGGGGCGCCGGCCTCGGCGATGTCGGTAGGCACCGCGACCACCTGTGCGCCGGCGGCCAGGCACTCGGCGCGTACCTCGGTCAGGGTGTCGGCGTTGCGGGCGGCGAGGACCAGCCGGTCACCGCGCGCGGCGAACGCCCGGGCCGTGGCCCGGCCGATACCGCTCGTCGCGCCGGTGATCACGACCGTCCGACTCACGGCGCGAGCACGACCTTGATGCACCCGTCGCTCTTCTCCTGGAACATCTCGTACGCCTGCGGCGCGTCGAGCAGCGGCACCCGGTGGGTACGCAGATCCTCCACGCCCAGCGGGTCGTCGTCGCCGGCCAGCAGCGGCAGGATCTCGTCGGTCCACCGGCGCACGTGGCACTGGCCCATCCGCAGCTGGATGCCCCGGTCGAACATCTCCATCAGCGGCAGCGGGTCGGCCTCCCCGCCGTACACGCCGGAGATCGAGACGGTGCCGCCCCGGCGGACCGCCTTCAGCGCGGCCTTCAGCACGACCAGCCGGTCCCCGCCCACCTTGTCGATCATCGGCTGGGCGACCGCGTCCGGCAGCAGCCCCGCGGCGGCCTGGGCGAACTTCCCGGTGTTCGAGCCGTGCGCCTCCATCCCGACCGCGTCGATCACCGCGTCCGGCCCCCGCCCGTCGACCAGGTCGATCAGGGCCTCCGGTACGTCGTCGAGCTTGCTCACGTCGAGCACCTCGATGCCGTGCCGGCGGGCCAGCTCCAGCCGCTCCGGCACCAGGTCCAGGCCGATCACCCGGCCGGCGCCCAGGTGCCGGCCGACCCGGGCGCAGAACTGCCCCACCGGTCCGAGCCCGAACACGGCGAGGGTGCCGCCGGGCGGGACGTCGGCGTACTTCACCGCCTGCCAGGCCGTGGGCAGGATGTCGGAGAGGTAGAGGTACCGCTCGTCGGCCCCGGTCTCCGGCACCTTGATCGGCCCGAAGTGCGCCTGTGGCACCCGCAGGTACTCGGCCTGTCCGCCCGGGACGGACCCGTACAGCGAGGTGTAGCCGAACAGGCTGGCACCCTTGCCCTCGGCGGTGACCTGGGTGGTCTCACACTGGGCGTAGA
Above is a window of Micromonospora yangpuensis DNA encoding:
- a CDS encoding SDR family NAD(P)-dependent oxidoreductase — encoded protein: MSRTVVITGATSGIGRATARAFAARGDRLVLAARNADTLTEVRAECLAAGAQVVAVPTDIAEAGAPDALARAATEAFGGVDVWVHTAAVMAYGRFDRQPEHVFDQVVRTNLIAAAAVARSALRLFRATGAGTLVLTGSVLGHITAPYMSGYVASKWGLRGLARALQQECRDLPGVQVCLVSPGSVDTPVYQRAANYLGRIGRPPPPVSSASRVARAIVRSADRPRREVSVGRINVLMRFGFTVLPGVYDRLVGPLMRRVGLTDEPVAPHEGVVFTSAPGGTVSGGWRGGRDHARRSDRLG
- a CDS encoding serine hydrolase, which translates into the protein MKVNRRAAIGLGTMATAGTVLGAGTPGLAQAGRPAAAPQLAAAERPAPGAELTATERPAASPRLAVPRVTAIYEAETAAAGGNWQSYVSLTDPAGPPAVAVADEPDQRIEAYSVNKIAVATAVLDKVDRGLLTLAQRVEVTASIVVPGGDGIFSLDGAYPSSVTLGHVLANLLTVSDDTAVRLCGLVCPAAELNAILRAKGFVHTQVEPVANPNRFYLGTSTPRETHDLLRALVGGTLLGATSTAFLLGLLRSPVAFTDGIRRTMSSAERARVATKAGWFVDARHEAGVIFDTAGAPLMTYALFADGQPGADDFGATHPAVAARARMGRRFLDALGQLSGGGRAHLPAPRRPSNGG
- a CDS encoding zinc-dependent alcohol dehydrogenase, which translates into the protein MKALTWHGKRDVRVSDVPDPRIEEPTDAVVRITSTAICGSDLHLYEVLGPYLKSGDVLGHEPMGIVEEVGAGVTHLKPGDRVVVPFNISCGSCWMCQRQLYAQCETTQVTAEGKGASLFGYTSLYGSVPGGQAEYLRVPQAHFGPIKVPETGADERYLYLSDILPTAWQAVKYADVPPGGTLAVFGLGPVGQFCARVGRHLGAGRVIGLDLVPERLELARRHGIEVLDVSKLDDVPEALIDLVDGRGPDAVIDAVGMEAHGSNTGKFAQAAAGLLPDAVAQPMIDKVGGDRLVVLKAALKAVRRGGTVSISGVYGGEADPLPLMEMFDRGIQLRMGQCHVRRWTDEILPLLAGDDDPLGVEDLRTHRVPLLDAPQAYEMFQEKSDGCIKVVLAP
- a CDS encoding MBL fold metallo-hydrolase; amino-acid sequence: MATPPEQALERAAGRRLWQVAGLAALAGVAWVARDVPAALGGRLTGARAQRAARSPQFRDGTFHNRAGLRSTLSEPGPNLLRELIFGKQRRRPRTAVPLRRPDAAPAADERELNIVWYGHASALIEIEGHRVLIDPVWSDRCSPSAAVGPRRIHQPPVTLDELPPVDAILISHDHYDHLDMATVRELVRTQSAPFLVPLGVGAHLDRWAVPAERIIELDWSQGHRVGGLTITATAAQHFSGRGLRRDGTLWSSWVVAGAHRRVFYTGDSGYFDGYAEIGAEHGPFDATLVQIGAYDRAWPAIHMFPEEAVTAHLDLRGGLFVPVHWATFNLALHDWAEPVDRLWAEAKARDVSIAVPRPGERVVVDNPPPVDPWWQPIA